DNA sequence from the Methanolobus sp. ZRKC5 genome:
TACTGTGAAATCTTCACCGGGTGTGACGATTTGAGTTGATGGTTTAAGTGTTACTTCTGCTGCAGTTGAATTAAAACAACCGAAAACAAGAATAAGTAAAAATATAGTAATTATCGTAATGTTTTTGATGAGGTATACCCTCCTTATTTTAGGGTTTGTAGATTTATAGCCATATATAATTATTTGATTTTTTTGATAATAATATATTATTTGTGTTAAACAATACTATTTTGGTACATCTCAAATAGAGAGTTCATAAGAAAGTTGAAAGAATCTACTTTCGGTTCTGTAGAAAAACTATCAGTGTAAGCTTTCAGTTTGTACCCGAGTTTAGTAAGAAAATTCATAGTTTCACACTTCCTTTTCTATGGGTAATATTCCCCACCAGTTCTACTTTTACACCTCTGCTTCCATAAGTACAGAGCTACCAAATTGAGCCGGGATTTTCGCCACTTTTTAAAACTCTTGTATTCCTTTTACCACACCATATCCCATAAATGTCGACTTTTTGACCATATCCTTCCTTTCCTATGAGAATTCAGCCACCATCACACCACAAACACCGGATTTGTTCTTTTTTGCCAACAAGAAATAATTATTACTTTCACCCGACTTACCATGAGTTTTTATTGCACAGGTCACATAAAATAATGTGAAGTTAAAAGTGGGTGATAAGTTTGGAAATTATAAACGAAGCAAAGATAACAGAATTAGAAGAAAGAACCGTAGCATACGTTTCATTTGTTGGCAACTACATGGGAAATGTCGAGGTATTTGAAAAATTATTCACTAAACTTTGTGGCTGGGCTGGACCGAAGCAATTGATGGGACCGGAGACTCTTTTTTTGTCAGCATATTATGATGATCCTGGAGTTACACCCCCAGAGGAACTTAAACTGGATGTGTGCATGACCATTAGCGATGATGTTGAAGTTGAGGGAGAGGTAAAAAAGCAAAAACTTCCCGGGGGAAAGTACGTAGTTATGCGTGCAGAACTGGCAGGAACTGAAGAAT
Encoded proteins:
- a CDS encoding GyrI-like domain-containing protein, which translates into the protein MEIINEAKITELEERTVAYVSFVGNYMGNVEVFEKLFTKLCGWAGPKQLMGPETLFLSAYYDDPGVTPPEELKLDVCMTISDDVEVEGEVKKQKLPGGKYVVMRAELAGTEEYGPAWEKIVDWLIQNNLEIDISRASYEIYLNSPEEHPENHHILDICMSVK